The following nucleotide sequence is from Embleya scabrispora.
GCCGCCGGCCCCGACATCGCCGCCGACCTCGGCCTCGGTGCCTCCGGCCTGGTCTGGACCGGCGCCGCCTACACCCTCGCCTTCAGCGGCCTGCTCCTGCTCGGCGGCCGGATGGCCGACCGGTACGGCCGCCGCAACGCCTTCCGGGCCGGCATCGCCCTGTTCGCCGCCGCCTCGCTGGCCGGCGCGCTCGTCCCCGGCGGAAGTTGGCTGATCACCATCCGGCTGCTCCAGGGCGCCGGTGCCGCGGTGGCCGCACCCGCCGCGATGGCCCTGGTCGGCGACGTGTTCCCGGTCGAGGCCGCCCGACGACGTGCGATGGCCGCGTGGGGCGGACTCTCCGGCGTCGGCGCCGCGTTGGGCATGCAACTCGCCGGCGCCACCGCCACCTGGGCCTCGTGGCGATGGTCCTTCGTCGCCCTCGCCCTGGTCGGCTTCATGGTCGCGGCCCTGGCCGGGCGATACCTGCCGGCGGGCCCGACGCCGACGCGCGGTCGGGTGGACGTACTCGGCGCGGCCCTCGTCACCGGCGGTGTCGCGCTGCTCAGCCTGGGCCTGGTGGCCGTCGGCACACACGGCTGGCTCACCTCCGCCGTACTGCTGCCGATCGGCGCCGGATTCGGGCTCCTGCTCGGCTTCGGCGTGGCCGAGAACCGGGTCGCCGCGCCGCTGATGCCGCTGCGCTTCCTGGCCTCGGGCCGTCGGGTCGGCGCGCTGGCCACCGGCATGCTCGCACCGATCGCCGGATCGTCGGCGGCGTTCCTGATGTCGCTCTACTTCCAGCGCGTGCTCGGCTGGTCCGCGCTGCGCTCGGCGCTGGGCTTCGTCCCGTACACCCTCGCGCTGATCGCGGTCAGCGCCACCAGTGTGCCGATCGTGGCCCGGCTCGGCGCCCGGCGGACCGCGTTCCTCGGACTGGTCACGATGGCGCTCGCGTTCCTGCTGTTCGGCCGGATCGACGCGGAATCCGCCTACGTCGGCGCGCCGTTGGTGGGCATGCTCGTCCTTCCCGTCGGGATCGGACTGACCGCCGCCGCAGCGGTGGTCGGCGCGACGCGGGGCGTGTCGGCCGGGGACGCCGCACTGGCCGGCGGCGCCTTCAACACCTCGATGCTGATGGGCCCGACCATCGGCATGGCCCTGTTCGCCTCGCTCGCCGACGCCCACACCGGCACCGGCCCGTCCCCGGAGCAGGCCGCCACCGACGGCTACGTCTTCGCCTTCCACGCCGCGGCAGCGCTGTTCGCGGTCGCCGCGGCGGCCGTGGCGGTCCTGCGGGGGATCCGGCCGGCGCGGGCCTGATCGGGCTCGCCCACCGCCCGACCACTCGTCACCCGGCCGACCGGCTGACCGGCTGACCAACCGACAGGCCACCGACCGGCCGATCGGCCACCGACCAACGGACCGACCGACCAACCACCCCCACCCATCAAGGAGTTCACCGATCATGATCAGCATCGACACGACCGCCGCCACCCCCACCCCCACCACCGCTTCCGCTCCCGCCACCACCTGGGTCGCAGGCTTCCGCTCCGCCGTGCTCGGCCCGTACGAGGACATCCGGATCCAGCCGTCCCGCGCCTTCCGCGACCAGACACTCCGGCAGATCCTGCACATGGACGGCGGCGGCACGACATTGCGGGTGTTGCTGAGCAACGAATACGGCAGAGAGCCCCTGGTGATCGGAGCGGCGCGGGTCGGCTCGGCCGGCGCGGACGGCGTCGTGGATCCGGCCGCGGAGGCCGTACTGCGGTTCGACGGGGCGGCCGAGGTGACCATCCCGGTCGGCGTCCGGATCCAGAGCGACCCGGTCGAGTTCGCCACCGAACCCGGCACCGACCTGGCGCTGACCCTGTACTTCCCGAAGGACACCGGCCTGGCGACCTACGCACACACCCCTTCCCAGAACGCCTACCTGGTGGCCGGCAACGCCGTGGGGCGAGCCGCGTTCGACGACGCGGAGGAGGTCGACGGGCGGTACTACGTGGCCGGGGTCGACGTCCTGGCGCCCGAGGGCACCGCGATCGCGGTGGCGTTCGGGGACTCCTGGTTCGGTGGCGGTGGCACCACCGTCGGGGCCAACCTGCGCTTCCCGAACCAGCTGAATCGGCGACTGGCCCGGGGCTGGGTGGTCAATCAGGGTCTCGGCGGCAACCGGCTGCTCACCGACGAGGTCGGGCTGCACGGGCTCGCGCGGTTCGAACGCGATGTGCTGTCCGTGCCGGGCGTCACCCACGTGCTCTTCCACTTCGGCCTCAACGACCTGGGCCTGCCGGGCATGTCCGGCAAGCCGCCGGCCCGCGCGGCGGACCTCATCGAGGGCTTCATCGCGCTGGCGGCGCAAGCTCGCGCGGCCGGGCTGACCTCCATCGGCGCCACGATGGGCCCGTACGGCGGCACCATCTACCCCGGCGTTGACAGCGCCCAGGGTCGCGTGGAACGCCGTCGGGTGAACGAGTGGATCCGTACCTCGGACGTCTTCGACGCGGTCGTCGACGTGGCCGCCGCGGTCCAGGACCCGAACGCCCCGGACTTCATCCGGGCCGACCTCGACAGCGGCGACCACCTGCACCTCAACGACGCGGGCGTGCGCGCGATGGCCGACGCCTACGACCTGGCATACGTACGGCTGTGACGGCCGCGCACCGAAGCGCGTCCGCCGTCGAACCCCCGTCACCCGTCACCCGCCACCCTCGGCCCGTCACCCGCCGCCCGGTCCCCGGACCGCGACCGGCGGGTGACGCCGTTCCAGGGTGGTGTCGGAGTCGTCGGATAGCGTGCTGCGATGACGGATTTCGTGTTGGTCGCGGGGGCGTGGTTGGGGTCCTCCGCGTGGGACGAGGTGGTGCCGGAGCTGCGGGCCGCGGGGCACGGGGCGTATCCGTTGACCCTCTCCGGGCTGGCCGAGAAGCGGGGCGTCCCGGCCGGGCAGCGTACACACGTGCGGGACATCGTGGCCGAGGTCGAGGATCGCGACCTGCGCGATGTGGTCCTGGTCGGACACAGCTACTCGGGCATCCCGGTGGGGCAGGCCGCCGAGCGGATCGGTGACCGGCTGCGCAGGATGGTTCTGGTCGATTCGAACGTCGCCGTCCACGGCGAGTCGTTCGCGTCCGGATCCTGGTCCGGCGAGGCGGCGATCACCGCCGCGATCGTCGCCAACGGCGGCTTCTGGGCGGTGCCGGAGGCGGCGGAGTTCGCGGGACAGGGCCTCACCGACGAGCAGATCGCCCGGCTCGTGGCCGACGCGACGCCGCATCCCGGCGACACCCTGATCGAACGGGCCGAGTTGGCGGGGTCGTTGGGCGACCTCCCGACGACCTACCTCAAGTGCCTCCTCGACGGCCCGGAACCGAATGACGCCGTGGCGAAGCTGCTGACGAGCGAACGGTGGCGGCTGGTCGAGATGGACACGGGCCACTGGCCGATGTACTCCCAGCCGCACGAACTGGCCCACATCCTCCTGGCGGAGGCCGGTCGATAGCCGGAAGGAGTTCCCGTGTCCGTTCGACACACGCGTCATCCGACGCCGGCGATCACCCAGTACGCGAGCCCGGGCCTGATCGGCGCGATCGTCTACGCCGGCCATCCGCCGGGCGACGACGACGCCTGGGCGGTGAGCGGGGCGCCGGATCGGGCCGCCTACGGATACTGGGCCGGGCGGTGGTGCGGGATGGCCTGTCTGCGGATGGCACTGTTCGCGCGGGACGGCCATGCGCCGCCGTTGTACGAGCTGATGGTCGGCTGCACGGCGCACGGCGGGTATGTGCGTCGGGAGGACGGCGGGGTCGACGGCCTCTACTACCGGCCGTTCGTCGAGTACGTGCGGGAGGCGCACGGGTTGCGGGCGGAGGTGTCACCGAGCTGGGGCCGGACCGGCTCGCCGACGAACTCGACCGGGGCCGCCTGGTGATGGCCTCCGTGCATCGGGAGATTCGCCGCCCCGAGCGACCGGCACCGGGACGTGGCGGACACCTCGTCCTGGTCACCGGTCGGCGGGACGACGCGGTCACCTTCCACAATCCGTCCGGACACACCCCGGAGGCGGTGTCCGCCGCGCTCGCGCCGCACCGCTTCGACGAGTTCGCCGCCCGGCGCGGCATCGTGCTGCACGTGTGAGGCGCGCGGCCGGGACCATGGTCCGGCAACTACGCTGGGGACAAACGTGCGTTACGTTCGTGACGTTCCGTTCGGTAAGGAGCATCGACCGTGATCCTGAGTGCGCTGACGTTCTCGCTCACACCGAAGCCGTGGGACACGATGTCGTGGGTGGAGGTGCCCGACGGACTCGAGTTCGTGCGCTACGAGATCACCACGATCCCCGCGCCCAGGCGTCCCGAGGTGGAGGCCACCCCGGACGAGGAGAACCGCTGGGCGCTGGCCGCGCGCGACTTCGAGAAGGAGTTGCTGGACGCCCAGTCCGACGTGCGTCGGGAGCACGGCATACGCACGAAGCCGCGCTTCATGGCCGACACCGCCACGGTGCGCCTGTGGCGCTACTCGTGGTTCCCCAACCGCCGAGCCCGCTCCCGCCGCTCGTGGGAGCGCTGCGTGGCCCGCATGCGCGCGGCCGAGGAACGCTACCGCCCGACCCGCGAGGAAATCGAGGCTCGGGTGGCGGCGACCAAGGCCCGGGAGAATTAGCGGATCACCCTGCGCTGTCGCCGGAACCCCAAGCGGGTGTGGTCGTTGAGTCGGTCATGACGCACATCAAACGGATTGTTGCCGGACTGGCGGGCGTGGTGGTGGTGCTGGGCGCGGTGTCGGCGCCTTCGGCCGGGGCGGCCGACGGATACGACCGCTGTCCCGTCGGGTTCTACTGCATGTTCTCGGGCCTCGACGGCACCGGCGACATGATCCGGCTGAGCGGCAGCACACCGGATCTCGCGGCGCTCGGCATGGACGACCGCGCCAAGTCGGACTGGAACCGCACCCCGTCGACCATCCACCTGTGGTCCGACGCGCACTATGGCGGGTGCACGGCCGTCACCTCGTCCGGTCCGACCGGCAAGGGCAACTTCTTCCCGAGCTTCCGCGACTTCTTCAGCTCGGTACAGTTCGACGGCCCGGGCGGCCCGGGCTGCGGTACGTCTCCCGACGGGGTCCCGGGCGACGAGGCGTGACCGAGCCGCTCCCGTCACCGCGCCCGCCCGACCGTCACGGAGGGACGGTGGCCCCGCCGGTGAGGGGGAGCAGTTCGGGGCGGCCGGTGGCGTGGGCGGTGTACGCGTGCACGTCGGCCCAGCATGGGATGTGCTCGTCGAAGCCGCGTCCGCACGCGCAGTTCTGCGCACCGCGGGTCGCGAAGGCACAGATGAGCGTGGTGCGGTAGCAGGCCATCGCCGCCTCGCACCACTCCCACGGCACCGGCTCGCCGGGCTCGGCAAGGGAGACCGGATAGGTGCCGAGGTTGTAGCCGATGTTCGCGACGATCGGTTGCAGCGGGAGGAGGGTGTGGAACACACCCCGGTCGGTCACCGTGACGCCGCCCTCGGGGTCGACGAGTCCCAGTGACAGCGGGCCCGCCTCGGTGATGAACTCCGCGAATACAGCGGGCATTTCGTCGACGAGTGGATCGGGAGCGAGCGGTCCCGACCCGCTGCGATGCCCGGCGACGGGCCACGTGTGCGTGGCGGCGTCGTGCCTGCCCAGGTGGGGTCGGTACGCCGATCAGGTGGGCGAATCGCCGGTGGGGGTTGGCGAGGTCCCGGGCGATCGACGTACCCGGGACACTCCACGTGACGCGGCATCGGCCGTCCGCCGCCGCACGGGACGCCAGTCGCAGGTCGGCGAGGTCGACGCCCTTGGCGTAGCGGCGCATGACGTCGAACGCCGCGCTGAGGTCGACCACTTCGGTAGGCGCGAGAACATGGGTGTCGCTCGAACGCGGCTCAGCGCTGGACATGGGTGGCGGCCCCTTGCGTCGAGATGGGTCGGGGGGAAGTGGCGGTGGTCCGGGCGGTGATGGATGCACTCGCGTTCCGGTGCCCGGGTGAGGAGCGGAGGAAGGCGACGCGGCTGAGCTTTCGGGGAGGGTGGGAGGCGCTGCCGTCGACACGGATCACCGTGTACTGATCGGCGAATGCCGGTACCAGTCGCAACCCCCGACCGGCCTCCTCCTCGTCCTCGTAGTCGCCGTCGGTCTCGTCGTCGGCCTTCGACCTCAACCGCGGCAATTCGTCAGGTGCTTCGTCTCCGACGTCGATGATCAGCCGGTCCTCGCGAAGCTCCCAGGCGAGGGTCACCGACCCGTGGCCGACATGCCGGAGCACATTGGTCACCAGCTCCGACACGACCAGCAGGACCCCGTCGGTGACATCCGGATCCAGTCCCGCCCCGAGGCAGACCTTGGCTATGTGCCGACGGGCCCGCCGGGGTGCGTGGATCGAGAGCGGCAATGCGACGAGACGGTCCGGAGGCGCTTCGGGCGTGGGATCCGGCATTTGGCGCCCAGCCGGGCGCGTTCGTCCTCTTCGAGATGCCATTCGGAGAGGCGGACATGGGCTTTACGGAATCGGCCTGTTCCCGGACGTGCGAGCACGCTACGGGGTCGCCGTCAGTCGACCCTGCTCGCCTGCCGCGCCTCGGCCGCCGGTACCCGCGTCACGTCGGGGCGCCCTGCTCGACGGCCCAGTACCCGTTCGACGACCACGGCGGAGAGGCAGAGAAGCGCCGCGAGCACGGAGAAGGCGGGGAAGATCACGCTGTCGCTCCAGACGGTCGCGCCGATGCCCACGAGGAGTGTGGGCGTGATGAGCGCGCCGTACGCGAGCAGGTAGAACATGGACATGACCGCCCCACGCCGCTCGGCGGGGATGTGTGCGGTCAGGTGGCGCAGGGAGCCGCCGAAGGCCAGTCCGTAGGCGCCGCCTTGGAGCGCGACGGTGACGATGATGACGACGGCGTTGCCGGTGGCGAAGCCGCCCACCCCGACCGGCATGAGCACGGCGAGTGCCACGTCGCCGCCGAGTGCGACCGTGCGGGCCGGGAGGCGCGCGCTGACGACCTGGGCGAGGGCGGCGGTCAGGGTCACGGCCGCGATGACGACGCCGCCGAAGAACGGACCGTCGACGTGCGCGGCGTGGGATGCGATCGAGGGTTCCAGCGAGAAGCAGACCCCGAGTACGGACCAGGCGGCACCGGCACCGATCACGGCGAAGACGAAGCGCCCGCGGATCTCCTTGGGCACCTGCGGACGCGGAATCTCCAGCGGCGCGGCGCCGGCCGAGGGGTGCGGCTCACGCATCGCCACCAGGAGGATGAACAGGACGACGGCGATGAGCGCGTCGGCAAGATACGGCAGGAGCAGGGGGTGGAAGTCGATCTGGGCGAGGGTCGCGGTGCCGAGCGCGGCGACGGCGATGCCGACGTTGAACGCGATGGCGGTGAGCGTCCCGGTCCGCGCCGCCCGCTCCGGGTCGACGTCCAGCAGGGCGGCTCCGCCGACGACGACGATGGCGCCGATGCCCACCCCGTTGAGCATCCGCGCCACGATGAGATACCCGGGTCCTGCGGCGAAGACGAAGACGGCGAGTCCGGCGAGCAGTAGGAGGACGGCGACCAGGAGCACGGGCCGACGTCCGTACCGGTCGGACAGAGCCCCCGAGACGAGGATCGCGACGACCGCCACGGTTCCGTACGCGGCGAAGACGACGGTGGTCATAAAGGGCGGATAGCCCCACTTCTCGGCGTACAGGGAGTAGAGCGGTGACGGGATGGCGGAAGTCGCCTGTCCGAGCGTGAGGAGGACGAGGAGGGTTGCATAACTCCACGGCTGGGGCCGGCGGTCAGGGGACGGTGCCCGCACGAGGACTCCTGGTAAGTTAGATGAGGATCGTACTTCGGAGAGGCTAGGGAGAAGTACGATGATCGTCAAACTTGGAGTTGTCCGATGCCGTCCTGGGAGACCCCACCGGACCGGTTGCCGCCCGTCGCGGGCATCCGGAAGCTGCTGCGCGCCCTCGCGGACCCGGTACGCCTGGAAATGGTCCGTCGTCTGGCGACGCATCCCGCTGCCGAGGCTCCGTGCTCGGACCTCTACGAGGACCTGAGCAAATCCACCGCGACCCACCACTTCAAGATCCTGGTGGAGGCGGGCATTCTCCACCCGGTCATGGTGGGTCCCTCTCGCGGCCACCGCCTGCGGCGTACCGCCCTTCAGGAAGCTGTACCGGGCCTGCTGGACGCGCTGATGGGGGCCCTGGCGCGCGAGAGTTGACGGGCTCGGGGGGTCGGGGTCGGGGAACGGGTCCTGGGGGATCGGTGCGGGAGGCGACGGCGCCGGGGCCCGGCGAGGGGGATCCCCATGACACGGTCGGTTGTGCTGCGGCAGCCTGACGCCCTGTCTCGTCGTTCGGCGGACGAACCCTCCCGGAAGGAACCGTTCTTCATGCCGTTGCGCGCCCGCTTCGCTGCCGCCTTCATATCGCCCCTCCTCGTGATGACCGCCGCGTGCGGGGGGTCGGATGACGAGAAGGATGGTGCGAAGGCGCCGGAAACGGGCAGCACCGCAGGCGTGACCACCGGTGCCCCGGGCGGAAGTTCCGTGAGTGGCGGTGCGGTTGCCGCCGGCACCAAGGGTTACAAGCTCGTCGTCCCGGAGTCGATCGACGCCTACACGAAGTCGAGCACCGGCACCACGCCCGGCGCGACGGAGGCCGAGGACCTCGGGGTGAAGAACGCCCAAACGGTGTCCGGCGTCTACAACGCGCCCGACCCCGACCCCGACAATCGGGCGACGCTGGGCGGCGCCCGGCTGACCTTCTACGGCTTCCACGGCGAGATCGCCGACCCCGCCAAGACCCTCGACCGCTACTTGGCCACCGTCGGCGACAAAGGCATGAAGGGCAAGGGCAAGGCGCCGGGGACCGACATTCGGCCCGTCGAAGGCGCCAAGACCGTCAAGCCCGCCGGCTTCGAGGGCGCGCTGATGAAGTGCCAGGTCATGCAGTACACCGGCGCCAAGGGCGACGGGACCGCGAAGCCCGGTGCGGATTTCCGCTTCCCGGTCTGCGCCTGGGCCGACTACGCAACTCTCGGCGGCGTCGACGTCGCCGTCCTGACGGAAATGACGACGGGCGGCGAGGGCGTCTCCCAGGACGAGGCAGCCACGTTGACCGCCAAGCTCTACGACCTGGCCCGCCAAAAGACCTGACCCACAGCGCGGTTCGGGCCCATGGCGCAGGCGAGGTATCGGCCCGGTGACCTCTTCGGCTCGGCGCAACGGCGGGGGCGGGGCGCGCGTTCGGCCACGAGGGGCACCCCGCCCATATGGCCTAAGCGGCTTCCGTTTCGTCCATGTTCAGTGTCCGGTCGACCGGCGGCGCGGCGGGAGTACAGCCCTTGCCGGCCCGGGCGAGAACGAGGTTCACCGGGTCGGCCCCATCCACCTGGATCTTCACCGGATACGGCTTGCCCTCGGCGAGCACGTGCACGGTCCGGGTGGTCTCGTCCCCCTGCCGCGCGGTCAACGCGATGACCCGCTTCCCGCCGATCTCCGAGATCTCGCCCATGGTGTAGGCGAGTTTCGCATCCCCGAAGACGGAACCCATGCCGTCGAGCTGGTCATCAGGGTCGGCCGTGGTCGTCACGTACTTGTCGGCGAGTCGGGCGGCCCCCTCGTCGATCTCGGCCTGAGTATTCTCGGACCGGCCCCCGATCGCGCGCCAGAACGCGACGTCGCCCTTCCGGTACGCCTTGCCCCCGACCACGATCACCTCGGCGGGGTGACCCAGGATGCTCTCGGTGCCCTGTAGGTCGCGACCCACGTGCACGCAGACGTCGTAGTCGGACCGGATCGAGTCGGCCACGGCATCGCCGGTGACCTTGAAGTCCTCGGCCTGCCACAGCGCTTGCGCCTCGTTGACGAGGGCCCGGGGATCCTTGCCGACATTTGAGGACTTGCCACCGTCTCCGTCGCCATTGCACGAGGTGACCGAGACAAGCCCGAAGGCGACGGCGGACAGAGCCACCACGACACGACCGATACGCACGGGAGTTCCTTTTTCCTGCCACGAGAAGACGAACACAACCAACACGTCAGTATCGCGGGCATGCCTCCCGCGCCGACCGCCACCCCTCCCGCCCGGGGTGCGCGTGGGTTCAGGGACTGTGTTCCTGCTGAGGTTCGCGCTCGGGGTTGCGACGATGGCCGCTCCGGGGGCGGTCCGAGTCGGTGGTGGGCCGCCGCCGGCGTTCGGGGCTCCGAGACTGGAACTTCCGGCGAGACGCATGCGCCGGCAGCTGGGCGGGTGGGAGGTCCGGCCGTGTTCTCTGCGGCGCCTTCCCGAGGGGGTCGGGTGTTTCCGGCGGGCGTTGTGCTTGTGCTTGCGGGTGGCCGGTGCGGGGTTCGTCCGAGTCGGTGATGGGCCGCCGCCAGCGTTCGGGGCTCCGAGACATCGGCCTCCCGACGAGACCGGCGCATTGCTCAGCGAAAACCGGCTGGCAACGGGGGGCAGGGAGGGCAGCCGGGTCGAGTCCTCCGGGCAGCCTCCGGAGTGGGCCGGGCGTTCCCGACTGGCGTTGCACCTTTGGCTGCGAGTGGCTGGTCCGGGGTTTGTCCGAGTCGGTGATGGGCCGCCGCCAGCGTTCGGGGCTCCGAGACATCGGCCTCCCGACGAGGCCGGCGTGTTGGTCGGCGAAAACCGGCTGGCAGCGGGGGGCAGGGAGGGCAGCCGGGTCGAGTCCTCCGGGGAGGCTTCCCGAGTGGGTCGGGGCGTTTCGGGGGCGTTTGGAGGGGAGTTGGGGTTCGAAACCGGATCGCGATGGGTGGTTGTGGGCTTCGGGCTTCGGTGACCTGCGGATTTGTGGCCTCGGGGTGGAAAGCCGGGCGTCGAGTGCCGGTTTCGTGCGCTCGGGCCTCCTCAACACCGGTGTTGAAGACCGAAACTGCCCGATCGGGGCCGGCTTCGGACGCTGCGACCCCCCGAGACCGTCAAGAGACCAAAAATACCCAGCGGGAGCCGAAACCGGATCCCGAGGCACCCGAAATAGCCGCCGCCAGCGCTGACCTGCGGTTTTCTCTCACGCCGAGACTACGGCGCCCCGCGCGATCCGGGTTCGTGAACCTTAATCACCCACATGCCACTGCCTGCCGAAAGCACCCGCCCCACTCGGAAAGGCTGCCCGGAGGACTCGACCCGGCTGCCCTCCCTGCCCCCCGTTGCCAGCCGGTTTTCGCTGAGCAATGCGCCGGTCTCGTCGGGAGGCCGATGTCTCGGAGCCCCGAACGCTGGCGGCGGCCCATCACCGACTCGGACAGACCCCGCACCGGCCGGCGCGCGGCCAAAGGTGCAACGCCAGTCGGGAACGCCCGGCCCACTCCGGAGGCTGCCCGGAGGACTCGACCCGGCCGCCCTCCCTGCCCCCCGTTGCCAGCCGGTTTTCGCTGAGCAATGCGCCGGTCTCGTCGGGAGGCCGATGTCTCGGAGCCCCGAACGCTGGCGGCGGCCCATCACCGACTCGGACAGACCCCGCACCGGCCGGCGCGCGGCCAAAGGTGCAACGCCAGTCGGGAACGCCCGGCCCACTCCGGAGGCTGCCCGGAGGACTCGACCCGGCCGCCCTCCCTGCCCCCCGCTGCCAGCCGGTTTTCGCTGAGCAATGCGCCGGTCTCGTCGGGAGGCCGAAGTCTCGGAGCCCCGAACGCTGGCGGCGGCCCATCACCGACTCGGACGAACCCCGCACCGGCCACCCGCAACCACAGACGCAACGCCGGCCGGAAGCACCCGACCCATTCGGGAAGGTCGCCCGAGGACCCGACTCGGCCGACCTGCCTCTCCGCTGCTGACGGCCGGCCGCGTTTCGCCGAGCAACGCACGCGACTTGCCGAAGGATCCGAGTCTCGGAGCCCGCACTCCGGCGGCGGCCACCCCTCTCGACCCGGACCAGCCCCGCGCCGATTGCCCGCGCCCGCCGGCGCGAATCTCGGCAGGTGTCACTGAGTGACTCGGGTGAGTGGTCCCGGGGGATGTGCGGTGGCACTTTGGGCGGGTGATGTCGAGCTATCAGTTGGCGGTTGCGCAGGTTTTGGCGGAGGCGGACGATACCGGGGCTTGGCGGTTGTGGCCCGGGGATCCCTGGTGCATGGTGGCGCCGCCGAAGCACATTCGGCGGCGGCAGGGTTGGAAGTTGCACCTGTCGGCGACGGCCCGGTCCGCGCCGCGGGTGTTGGAGAACGCGGCGCGGGTGTTGGTTGCGCACGGGTGTGCGTTCAAGTTCGCCGTGACGCCGAAGGCTGCCGCCGAGATGAACGCGGTGCGGGCGGTGCGGGCGATGTCCGGCAAGTTCATCACCGCGTATCCAGCCGATGACGAGCAACTGGTCCGGCTCGCCGCCGAGTTGCATGCGGTGACCGAGGGGCTGCCGGGGCCGGCCATTCTCTCCGATCGGCGGTATCAGCCGGGCAGCCTGGTCCACTACCGGTTCGGCTGCTTCGCCCATCCCCGGGAGTTGAACGACGAGGGCTTCTACGAGGGCCGCCTCCAGGCACCCGACGGCACGTTCGTACCGGACCGACGCGAGCCCTGGTTCGCGCCGCCCGCCTGGGCCGTCGACCCGCTGGCCGAGCCCGCGCCGCCGGCCGGGTCCGCTCCACCCGGCGGCGAGCGCAAGCGCGGTGCCCCCGTCCTGCTCGCGGACCGCTACCGGGTCCGGGCGGCGATCAACCACTCCAATCGGGGCGGCGTGTACCGGGCTCGGGACGAGCGCACCGGCGAGGACGTGCTGATCAAGGAGGCCCGCCCGCACGTGGCTTCCGGGCCGGACGGCCGTGACGCCCGGAACTGGCTTCGGCACGAGGCCGAGGTGCTCGAACGGCTCGCGCCCGGCGGTCCCGGCGGGATCGTGCCGGCGGTGCGCGAGGTATTCGAGCAGGGTGGGCACGTCTTCCTCGTCGAGGACCTGATCGACGGCGACACGCTCCAGCGGTGGACCACGGACCGGTTGGAGCGCCGGCACGGCGACGACGGCCGGATCCCGATCCCGGCCGCATGGGAACTGGCCCGCGAACTCGTCCGGTTGGTGGCACAGGTCCACGATGCGGCGCTGGTGCTACGGGACTTCAAGCCGAGCAACGTGATGATCACGCCGCAGGGGCGGCCCGTGCTCGTGGACTTGGAGGGCGCGGTGCCGCTCGACGGACGGGCGCCCGTGATCGGTACTCGTGGATTCAGTGCGCCCGAATACCTCGCCGTGAGCGGATCCGCGCCGCCGGCGCCCGGTACTTCGGCCGACTGCTTCAGCCTGGGCGCGACCCTGCTGCACGCCACGGCCGGGATCAGCCCGGTCCTCGCCGCGGAAGACGCGCCGGCGCGGTCGGCCGGCGAGCGGATCGCGGCGATCGTCGGCGCCGCGGCCCCCGGGATTCCGGCCCTTGACGCGTTGGCGCCGCTGGTCGTCGGGCTCACCGCCGACATCCCGGAGCGGTGGACGCTCGCGCAGGCCGCCGACTTCCTGCGGGCGGCGCCGGACCCCGACCCGGCCCGCCGACCCCCGAAGCCGCGGCCCGAGCGGCCTGCCCCGCCGCCCGCCCCGCATCGGCTCCTCGCGGACGGACTGGCCCACCTCGTCGAGACGATGAACCCGG
It contains:
- the lanL gene encoding class IV lanthionine synthetase LanL; the encoded protein is MVAPPKHIRRRQGWKLHLSATARSAPRVLENAARVLVAHGCAFKFAVTPKAAAEMNAVRAVRAMSGKFITAYPADDEQLVRLAAELHAVTEGLPGPAILSDRRYQPGSLVHYRFGCFAHPRELNDEGFYEGRLQAPDGTFVPDRREPWFAPPAWAVDPLAEPAPPAGSAPPGGERKRGAPVLLADRYRVRAAINHSNRGGVYRARDERTGEDVLIKEARPHVASGPDGRDARNWLRHEAEVLERLAPGGPGGIVPAVREVFEQGGHVFLVEDLIDGDTLQRWTTDRLERRHGDDGRIPIPAAWELARELVRLVAQVHDAALVLRDFKPSNVMITPQGRPVLVDLEGAVPLDGRAPVIGTRGFSAPEYLAVSGSAPPAPGTSADCFSLGATLLHATAGISPVLAAEDAPARSAGERIAAIVGAAAPGIPALDALAPLVVGLTADIPERWTLAQAADFLRAAPDPDPARRPPKPRPERPAPPPAPHRLLADGLAHLVETMNPDAAYLWPAPRSLPDGDPCNVQLGAAGVLAVLDRAVRCGHRDAEPALRTAADWLDRRLARPERVLPGLYFGRSGSAWALYEAARTLADEPLAARAAAYALAIPLTGRNPDVCHGLAGAGTAQLHLWHATGDVRFAERAGECADGVLRLLAAADGGVDWPVDGDVRAELAGSSLYGFGHGVAGNAAFLLSAARDLDRSDLLDIAIGGGHALAAVADRRGDVALWPKGPGRTERPGLNFWCNGTSGVGTFLVRLWRVTREDRWLDLAEGAARAVYEERWRMGPGSCHGVAGNAELLLDLHEATGDDRHHARARELGDCIALRAARRHGRLLVPDDTLRDMYASYGVGMAGVLDFLLRLTHGGPRSWLVDRPATVPIPGKGR